A region of the Agrobacterium sp. RAC06 genome:
TGCTGGAGCCCGGCGGTCTGTGAAGCCTCGGCGACCAGATGTTCGGCCTTGGTGCAGAGATCCGCCATCCGATCGTCTACCAGGGTTCTTAGTGTGACCCAGATCTCGGCATCGCCTGGCGCAATCCCGAAGGCCTGTTCGCCAAGTGATGCGTGGGTGACTGTTGCCAGCGTGAAGTCCGTCAATGGCGGTGCGCCATGGGAGAGGGCTGTGAGTTCCGGCATCAGACGCGACATGGCCGCCATCGGCGAGATGCCGGTTTCGGGCTCGGAGGCATGAGCGGTCTTGCCGGATAGCTTGATCTTCATGCCGCGCGAGGCGCAGTTCACTGGACCGCTCTTCAGCGCCACGGTGCCGAAGGCAAGGCCCGGCATGTTGTGAAGCGAATAGGCGAAATCAGGCCGGATTTCGTTGAAACGCGGATCTGCGAGCACGGCAGCGGCCCCGCTTCCGTCTTCTTCTGCCGGCTGCCAGAGCAGTACCACGCGTCCCTTGCCGACGGGTTGCCGGGACAGGCCCCGCGCCAGCGCCAGAAGGATGGTCGAGTGACCGTCGTGGCCGCAGAGATGGCCTTTGCCGGCAATCGTCGAACGGTGGGAGGCATGCGACTTCTCCTCGATCGGCAAGGCATCGAGCTCGGCGCGGATGAGAAGCGTGGGGCCCGTCAGTCCGCTGTCGAAGACGGCCGCAACGCCATGGCCGCCGAGATCCGTGACGATCCGGGA
Encoded here:
- a CDS encoding amidohydrolase, which encodes MFLTNRDVIELQAFRHELHRHPEVSGEERETARRVVEALQPLAPSRIVTDLGGHGVAAVFDSGLTGPTLLIRAELDALPIEEKSHASHRSTIAGKGHLCGHDGHSTILLALARGLSRQPVGKGRVVLLWQPAEEDGSGAAAVLADPRFNEIRPDFAYSLHNMPGLAFGTVALKSGPVNCASRGMKIKLSGKTAHASEPETGISPMAAMSRLMPELTALSHGAPPLTDFTLATVTHASLGEQAFGIAPGDAEIWVTLRTLVDDRMADLCTKAEHLVAEASQTAGLQHGISYHDIFFHCENAPEAVAHLEAALQAEGIRFDEGNLPMRASEDFGRLRAVCPSAMLFLGAGENHPALHNPDYDYPDDLTAIGARVFMAVIRKALG